A portion of the Candidatus Uhrbacteria bacterium genome contains these proteins:
- a CDS encoding PrgI family protein gives MQSQFTVPQFIDAEDKIIGPITVRQFVILLVAGLLATLFYRLFDFSLFLLIAVPLLMFSGLLAFMKVNGVPVHFFILNVIQTFRRPARRVWDKSLTDAQLKERMHAEVVVALPETPRKAPLNSSRIADLSLIVNTGGVYNPDEDTVYGSQK, from the coding sequence GTGCAGTCCCAATTTACTGTTCCACAATTCATAGATGCCGAGGATAAAATTATCGGACCGATCACGGTTCGGCAGTTTGTCATCCTGCTTGTGGCGGGACTCTTAGCCACGCTCTTTTATCGCCTCTTTGATTTCTCCTTATTCCTCTTGATAGCGGTACCCCTTCTTATGTTTTCGGGACTTCTTGCGTTCATGAAAGTAAACGGCGTACCGGTGCATTTTTTCATCTTGAACGTTATTCAGACGTTTCGCCGTCCGGCGCGTCGCGTATGGGATAAATCCCTTACAGACGCCCAACTGAAAGAGCGCATGCACGCAGAAGTAGTTGTCGCGTTACCGGAAACTCCGCGAAAAGCGCCGCTCAATAGCTCGCGTATCGCGGACCTGTCGCTTATTGTAAACACGGGTGGTGTGTACAACCCTGACGAAGATACGGTGTATGGCTCGCAAAAATGA
- a CDS encoding peptidoglycan DD-metalloendopeptidase family protein codes for MFRVPFFPSIRFLPRVFWIVMAFFLFCENGCNLKSADDIAALRAEHPDGANTGGEDTGHGEDDESPPLPGGNDDGGEGGPTDEWGNPLPLLSLPFEEGDARLCTQGANDLPTHQFPSTKWGVDWDTSNTVDEPVFSPVPGVVHVHDDPTNGFGRHVCVELDDAINRSVCLAHLDAIFVADGTHVQAGQIIGIEGCTGNCTGDHVHMGLMEGDPSASADDLLSIPFAYQTRDVTTDEVMAYSLPVEDLVCGLTTGHHYESQLRAPRWHPDGVLVQVPGSPDIYVVDQGTLHLIEDEEVFSSYNWKFSNVVQISPREFACWDVGETLMVPECYRAAVDSNGMAWMAYECADNPGRFRRPVPFQPAEAVLDSWGIVSVAPSGSVLAATLLSYPVGVGPAYLRDGTIVRETSSDQLYVIIESVAMPFDDPSVWEVLGLSRLPVIVVPDGTLESIVLATGDCDAYQGCVDWTRVLQCGGSISTDWVEDGGTGGDDPPEDPACLMDADGDGVVDCDDNCPLHDNADQGDVDADGVGDSCDPDADGDSVPNGEDCDMFDASVGECPPPGDDDAVPDDDDETPPADDDDSHDEEPEHPPADDDATEDVPDDDVTEEPTPSSDDDSTDPPEELEDDPTPPPTPDDPPVIEGTSILEIFYTPPPFLSPYTEISLSGEYILADGSYGLLWTSGLMTMVNAGSLYFLLPGVASGDTFRFSIEFYDAPMNYLNWACVPPAPYATAGTLSAFVDGNPVSIALIDNFLGGCEDFVMIP; via the coding sequence ATGTTTCGTGTTCCTTTCTTTCCTTCCATCCGCTTCCTGCCCCGCGTGTTCTGGATCGTCATGGCGTTCTTCCTGTTCTGCGAGAACGGCTGCAACCTGAAGAGCGCGGACGACATCGCCGCCCTGCGCGCGGAACATCCGGACGGTGCCAACACGGGCGGCGAGGACACGGGCCACGGTGAGGACGACGAGTCCCCGCCGCTGCCCGGCGGCAACGACGACGGCGGCGAGGGCGGACCCACCGACGAGTGGGGGAACCCACTCCCGCTCCTCTCGCTTCCCTTCGAGGAAGGCGACGCACGTCTGTGCACGCAAGGTGCCAACGACCTGCCGACGCACCAGTTCCCCTCCACCAAGTGGGGGGTGGACTGGGACACGAGCAACACGGTGGACGAACCGGTGTTCTCGCCGGTGCCGGGTGTGGTACACGTGCACGACGACCCCACGAACGGGTTCGGCCGGCACGTGTGCGTGGAACTTGACGATGCGATCAACCGCTCCGTCTGTCTGGCCCACCTCGACGCGATTTTCGTCGCCGACGGCACTCACGTGCAGGCGGGACAGATCATCGGCATCGAAGGATGCACTGGCAACTGCACGGGCGACCACGTCCACATGGGGCTCATGGAGGGCGACCCCTCGGCAAGCGCCGACGACCTCCTCTCGATTCCCTTCGCGTACCAGACGCGTGACGTAACGACGGATGAAGTCATGGCCTACAGCCTGCCGGTCGAAGACCTTGTCTGCGGCCTCACGACGGGACATCACTACGAGTCGCAGCTGCGCGCGCCGCGCTGGCACCCCGACGGGGTGCTCGTGCAAGTACCGGGCAGCCCCGACATCTACGTGGTGGACCAGGGCACGCTCCACCTCATCGAGGACGAAGAAGTGTTCTCGAGCTACAACTGGAAATTCTCGAACGTCGTCCAGATCTCGCCGCGTGAGTTCGCGTGCTGGGACGTGGGGGAGACCCTCATGGTTCCCGAGTGCTACCGCGCCGCCGTAGATTCGAACGGGATGGCGTGGATGGCCTACGAGTGCGCGGACAACCCCGGTCGTTTCCGGCGTCCCGTTCCTTTCCAGCCGGCGGAGGCCGTGCTTGACTCGTGGGGGATTGTCTCGGTGGCGCCCTCCGGCTCCGTGCTCGCGGCCACGCTCCTCTCCTACCCGGTCGGTGTCGGCCCTGCGTATCTGCGTGACGGCACGATCGTACGAGAAACGTCGAGCGATCAGCTCTACGTCATCATCGAGAGCGTCGCCATGCCTTTCGACGACCCCTCGGTGTGGGAAGTCCTGGGCCTCTCCCGGCTCCCCGTCATCGTCGTGCCAGACGGAACGCTCGAAAGCATCGTGCTCGCGACGGGCGACTGCGATGCCTATCAAGGGTGTGTGGACTGGACGCGCGTGCTGCAGTGTGGCGGCTCCATTTCCACCGACTGGGTGGAAGACGGCGGGACGGGCGGAGACGATCCTCCCGAAGACCCTGCTTGCCTCATGGATGCCGATGGAGATGGCGTGGTGGACTGTGACGACAACTGCCCGCTTCACGACAACGCCGATCAGGGCGACGTGGACGCGGATGGTGTCGGCGACTCGTGCGATCCGGATGCCGACGGCGACAGCGTGCCAAACGGCGAGGACTGCGACATGTTCGACGCGAGTGTGGGCGAGTGCCCGCCTCCGGGCGACGACGATGCCGTGCCTGACGACGATGACGAAACGCCTCCAGCCGATGATGACGACTCGCACGACGAGGAGCCGGAGCATCCGCCCGCAGACGACGACGCAACGGAGGACGTGCCTGACGACGACGTAACCGAAGAGCCGACGCCGTCCAGTGATGACGACAGCACGGATCCGCCCGAGGAACTCGAGGACGACCCAACGCCGCCGCCCACGCCCGACGATCCGCCGGTGATCGAGGGGACCTCGATTCTCGAGATCTTCTACACGCCGCCGCCGTTCCTTTCGCCCTACACCGAGATCTCTCTTTCGGGCGAGTACATTCTGGCGGACGGCTCCTACGGCCTCCTCTGGACGTCAGGACTCATGACGATGGTGAACGCCGGAAGCCTCTACTTCCTTCTGCCCGGCGTCGCAAGCGGCGACACTTTCCGCTTCTCCATCGAGTTCTACGATGCGCCCATGAACTACCTCAACTGGGCCTGCGTGCCGCCCGCGCCCTACGCAACGGCGGGCACGCTCTCGGCCTTCGTGGACGGCAACCCCGTCTCGATCGCCCTCATCGACAACTTTCTCGGTGGTTGCGAAGACTTCGTCATGATTCCGTAA